The Aquipuribacter hungaricus region CGGCCTTGGACGCCAGCCAGGCGCCGGCGCGGACGGTGGCGTCGATGTCGGCGGGCGGGACGAACAGGTGCGGCAGCGGGCCGTCGGGGTCCCACGCGGCGGGGTCGGCGCGGTGACGGAGCCAGGACCGGAGCGCGTCGGCGTCCGCAGCGGCGCCGTAGACCCAGGGGACGGTCCAGGCGGCGGCCTTCGCGGGGGCGGCGTCAGCGGCGCCGTCCGTGTCGGTGGCGGTGTCGGCGGCCAGGTCGAGCGCCCTCAGGGTCACCCGGTGCGCCATCACGTGGTCGGGGTGCCCGTAGCCCCCGTGGGGGCCGTAGGTGAGCACGACGTGCGGCCGGCGCCGCCTGACCAGACCGGCCAGCCGTGCCGCTGCCTCGTCGAGGTCGGCCACCGCGAAGCAGTCCGGGCGGACGTCGGGCGGCACCGCGGCGCGCCCGCCGGGCAGCACCACCATCCCGCTGTCGCGGTACCGGTCCGCCTGCCTCCGGGTTCCCGCCGCCGCCGGGAGCCCGTCGAGGTACGTGTGCGCGACCCGTCCGCCGGTCCCCGCCGCCAGGGCGTCGAGCGCGGCGGCGAGCTCGGCCTCGCGGAGCTCGGCGAGGGTGTCGTCCCGGTGGCTGGTGCGGTGCTGCTCGGCGTCGCCGATCACCTCGCCCTCCTCGCCCCGGGTGCACGTGACGAGGTCGACCTCGTGGCCGTGGGCCAGCGCGGCGGCGACGGTGGCGCCGTGGGTGAGCGTCTCGTCGTCGGGGTGGGCATGGACGAGGAGGAGCCGGAGGGTCACGGCGACAGTCTGGCGCGGCGGTCGTGGCGCAGCCGGACTGGCCCGGGGACCGAGGTCCCCGGGCCCGCCCCGGCCGGTCAGCTCCTGCAGTCGCGCGCGGGGTGCGGCACCTCCCGGGTCGTCGTGACCTCGGCACCGTCCAGCTCGCCCGTGATCGTCACGGTGCTGCTGCCGGCAGGCACCGTCGCCGTCCGGGTGGCGAAGACCCGGAACGCGGACCCCCCGGGCTGCACGGCGCGCAGGGTCCGGCTGCCGTACGGGGTGACGACCGCGACCGACACGGGGCTCTCGCCGCGGTTGGTGACGGTGACCCGCAGGACGCCCGTCCGTGCCGCGAGGCACCGGACCTCGGCCGCGACGTCCACGGCGAGCTCCGCCGGGACGTCGAGCTCGGCGGTCGCGACGGACGCCTCGAGGATGCCGTACCCGAGGAACTCGGCCGTGACCGTCTGCCGCCCGGGGACGCTCGGCAGGGTGACGGTCGCCCGCCCGTCCTCCAGGTACACCGTCTCCGACCACGGGCCGACGGTGAACCTGACCTGGCCGCCGGTCTCGAAGGTGTCCTGCGCTGCCACGACCGCCGTGGCGGTCGCGGTCCCCCCGACCGGGTCGCGGTCGACGGTGAGCGCGGTGGTGGTGGCGACGTCCTCGTTGGGGATGCCCCGGATGTCGTTCCACTCCCGCAGCGTGATCGGGATGACGGTCCCGTGCCGCGGCCGCGGGACACCGGCGTTGGTCATGGTGATGGTCTTCGGCTCCCAGGTCGGTGCCTCGATGTCGGCCGAGCAGGCACCCTGGTAGCCGCCGCCGTCGGAGTACCGGTCCCCCCACAGGTAGAACTGGCCGGGGCAGGCGGTGTCGCCGGGGTTCGCCCGGAACACCACGGGACCCTCGTAGGCCTGCTCGGCCACCCACGTCGTCCGGCCCAGGGCCGGGGCGACGAGGGTCCACGCGTCGAGGTCGGTCTCGAGGAAGTCGGTGTTCTTCTCGGAGAAGATGTCCGACCCGGCGTTGCCCGCCTCGTTCTTGGTGAAGCGGTAGTACTGGTCGCCCACCTTGATCGCGGTGGTGTCGATGCGCGACAGGGGTGCCGGGTCCTGCCAGACCCTCGCCTCGGAGAAGGTCTGGAAGTCGCGGGTCAGGGCGTACCACATCTGGGCGTTGCCCTGGCCGGTCCGGTTGACAGGGTCGTCCCACAGCGACTGAGCCCAGAACACGGCGTAGGCCCCGATCTCCTCGATCCACAGCGACTCCGGCGCGAACGCGTTGCCGGCGTCGTCGGGCGCGACCTCGACGTGGCGCTGGGGCGTCCAGGTCACGAGGTCGTGGGACTCGAACACCTCGATGTACTGGGTGTCGTTGATGTCGTACCCGCCCTGGTCGTACCAGTTGAGGTCCGTGGCGATCATGTAGAACGTGTCGCCGTCCGGGGAGCGGACGATGTGCGGGTCGCGCAGGCCCTGGTCGCCCAGCTGCGAGACGAGGGACGGCCGTCCGCCGGTGAGCCCCGTCCAGTTCAGGGCGTCGTTCCCGTCCGACGTGGCGAACATGATCTGCTCGCCGTCGGCGATGTTCTCGCCCTTGAAGTAGCCGAGGAAGTAGCGCTCGTCCTCCTCCTCGCGGGGCAGGGCCCGGACGGTGACCGGGAAGGTCCGGGTCGAGGCCGCGTCGCCGCGCCGCACCGTGGCGGTCAGGGTGCCCTCGACGGCCGGACGCCCGTAGCCCGGGCGCGTGACCTCGCCGGTCGGGGTGATGAGGTCGGTCGTCGAGGACC contains the following coding sequences:
- a CDS encoding PIG-L family deacetylase; this translates as MTLRLLLVHAHPDDETLTHGATVAAALAHGHEVDLVTCTRGEEGEVIGDAEQHRTSHRDDTLAELREAELAAALDALAAGTGGRVAHTYLDGLPAAAGTRRQADRYRDSGMVVLPGGRAAVPPDVRPDCFAVADLDEAAARLAGLVRRRRPHVVLTYGPHGGYGHPDHVMAHRVTLRALDLAADTATDTDGAADAAPAKAAAWTVPWVYGAAADADALRSWLRHRADPAAWDPDGPLPHLFVPPADIDATVRAGAWLASKAAALRALPSQATVLDDAPGSAALALSNDVPQPLTGDEAGQLLRPVAPAAEPLALAVDDPLRALLLPAGTRPAAPPHG